In one Erwinia pyri genomic region, the following are encoded:
- a CDS encoding replication initiation protein produces the protein MRLIVKIVTKLTKVRHRNEVGVTLSSLSLSAKRVLFLALCQIDTKEMLDDDILEVDSDFFSKATSLDKHAAYAALKEGAKVLSSTTLVLNRDDLKNLANELGILSSKNKIPDRMDLNLTEFCVYYDNLATVKIKFTNTAKRYFSKLMGSENRYTTQVLKSVVLLNSTNSTNLYQVIRKHYSQNVSKRSFEISVDELKDEMGLYVIDGDEKVYKYPKYSFFVRDVISKSIKEITDKTEIKKVSFSVVGKKGRMAHMLKFDFSINEDANMQEEEIKFLEEFDRNVPSKK, from the coding sequence TTGAGGCTTATCGTGAAAATAGTAACTAAGCTGACGAAAGTCAGGCATAGAAATGAAGTTGGTGTAACTCTTTCATCTCTTTCTCTTTCTGCAAAGAGAGTTCTTTTTCTTGCTCTTTGCCAGATTGATACGAAAGAGATGTTAGACGACGATATATTAGAAGTTGATTCTGATTTTTTCTCAAAAGCTACATCTTTAGACAAACATGCGGCTTACGCTGCTTTAAAAGAAGGCGCTAAAGTGCTTTCATCGACAACCTTAGTTTTAAATCGAGATGATTTGAAAAATCTAGCTAACGAGCTTGGTATTTTGTCATCTAAAAATAAAATTCCAGATCGTATGGATTTAAATTTAACTGAATTTTGCGTTTATTACGATAATTTAGCAACTGTAAAAATAAAGTTTACCAACACGGCGAAACGGTACTTTTCAAAGTTGATGGGTTCAGAAAATAGATATACTACGCAGGTTTTAAAATCCGTTGTTCTTTTGAATAGCACAAATTCTACTAATTTATATCAAGTGATCAGAAAGCATTATAGTCAAAATGTTTCAAAAAGAAGTTTCGAAATATCAGTGGATGAACTCAAAGATGAAATGGGACTCTATGTTATCGATGGGGATGAAAAAGTTTACAAATATCCGAAGTATTCTTTTTTTGTTCGTGATGTAATAAGTAAAAGTATAAAAGAAATAACTGATAAGACAGAAATAAAAAAAGTTAGCTTTTCTGTCGTTGGTAAGAAAGGTAGAATGGCTCATATGCTGAAGTTTGATTTTTCTATAAATGAAGATGCAAATATGCAAGAAGAAGAAATTAAATTCCTTGAGGAATTTGACAGGAATGTACCTTCAAAAAAATGA
- the ddp1 gene encoding DNA distortion polypeptide 3 yields the protein MKFRVKEFIEDKYAKAINILRGNLKEKHHVFYGVRLSEILFPESNYGSEEFFKEFDSINSVILPLVIFDLKERKPIMVIGFGEVSGEALLVDSGIGVVSLRALSDLLLVEELTSLFD from the coding sequence ATGAAGTTCAGAGTAAAAGAATTTATAGAAGACAAATATGCTAAGGCAATTAATATTTTAAGGGGAAACTTAAAAGAAAAACACCATGTATTTTATGGCGTGAGATTAAGTGAAATTCTTTTTCCTGAGAGTAATTATGGTTCTGAAGAATTTTTCAAGGAATTCGACTCGATTAATAGCGTCATTCTGCCTTTGGTCATTTTTGATTTAAAAGAGAGAAAGCCGATTATGGTTATCGGCTTCGGTGAGGTGTCGGGAGAAGCTTTACTTGTTGATTCTGGTATTGGTGTGGTTTCTTTAAGAGCTTTAAGTGATTTACTGCTTGTTGAAGAACTAACTTCTTTATTTGACTAA
- a CDS encoding CopG family transcriptional regulator, protein MALKLNRPVVQESQEPATSAETARFISGATRKPAASKARLFNFRLSDTFDEILETESVRTGQSRTTILKAALAAYDSLEENKKTHWIMESAKL, encoded by the coding sequence ATGGCTTTAAAACTTAATCGTCCGGTAGTCCAGGAATCACAGGAACCAGCAACAAGTGCTGAAACAGCCCGGTTTATATCCGGCGCAACCAGGAAGCCAGCGGCAAGCAAAGCCAGGTTATTCAATTTTCGACTGTCAGATACCTTTGATGAAATATTGGAGACAGAGTCAGTGAGGACAGGCCAAAGCAGGACGACGATTCTTAAGGCAGCGCTGGCCGCCTATGACAGCCTAGAAGAAAACAAGAAAACTCACTGGATTATGGAATCCGCGAAGCTTTAG
- a CDS encoding division plane positioning ATPase MipZ, whose protein sequence is MGKALLVVSDKGGVGKSTYVANTGSMLVNKARTVIILKTDKNPDLLSWNEKRIANGLPAIHVSEAYGNVSNEIKRLKKLCDVLIVDCPGHDSQEFRSALTVSDIVITLVKPSSDFESETLTSVTEKVRTSQKTNSGLQPWVLFTRINSAKPRHRKAAIDLDKLLRSDSIWIQPLKTRISELDVFESSCNEGAGVHDVSRASSLSTAKAQIELVAQEIGII, encoded by the coding sequence ATGGGAAAAGCTTTACTGGTAGTTTCTGATAAAGGTGGGGTAGGGAAAAGCACCTACGTAGCCAATACGGGTTCAATGCTGGTCAACAAAGCCAGGACAGTCATTATCCTGAAAACTGATAAAAATCCAGACCTGTTGAGCTGGAACGAGAAGAGAATCGCAAACGGTTTACCAGCCATCCACGTCAGTGAGGCATACGGTAACGTCAGCAACGAAATTAAACGCCTTAAAAAGCTTTGTGACGTACTTATAGTGGATTGCCCCGGCCATGACAGCCAGGAGTTCCGTAGCGCACTTACAGTGTCAGATATTGTGATAACACTGGTTAAGCCGTCCTCTGATTTTGAAAGTGAAACGCTTACGAGCGTGACTGAAAAAGTCCGCACGTCGCAGAAGACGAATTCAGGCCTACAACCGTGGGTATTGTTCACCAGAATCAACTCTGCAAAACCGCGACACCGAAAGGCCGCTATCGACCTGGACAAACTACTCCGGTCAGACAGCATCTGGATACAACCACTTAAGACCCGAATCTCTGAGCTAGATGTTTTTGAAAGTTCCTGTAATGAAGGGGCTGGTGTACATGACGTAAGCCGCGCATCGAGCCTTTCAACAGCCAAGGCACAGATCGAACTTGTGGCGCAGGAAATCGGAATTATTTAG
- a CDS encoding recombinase family protein — translation MTTQTVPKGFVRAYLRASTTEQDATRALDTINSFATERNLSICNYYIENESGSRLERPELFRLLKDCQSGDIMLVEDVDRLSRLTGEDWNSLKKMIRLKDIRVVAVNVPTTWLSSSANDFDSRMFAAINDMLLDMLAAVARRDYEQRKVRQKQGIEKARREGKYRGRQVNQSRYDAINKLLASGSSWSQVQTIMGCSRGTISCAVKQSEKLRLNELSLQHQLT, via the coding sequence ATGACGACTCAAACAGTACCGAAAGGCTTTGTCAGGGCTTATCTTCGTGCCTCGACGACAGAACAGGACGCAACCCGTGCGCTGGATACGATTAACAGCTTTGCTACTGAACGTAACCTGAGTATCTGCAACTACTACATTGAAAACGAATCAGGTTCCCGGCTGGAACGGCCGGAACTGTTCCGGCTGCTGAAAGACTGCCAGTCTGGCGACATTATGCTGGTAGAGGATGTGGATCGGCTTTCTCGACTCACAGGAGAGGACTGGAACAGCCTCAAGAAAATGATTCGACTGAAGGATATCCGCGTTGTGGCCGTAAACGTGCCTACAACCTGGCTTTCTTCTTCAGCGAATGATTTTGACAGCCGCATGTTTGCGGCCATAAATGACATGTTGCTCGATATGCTGGCCGCTGTAGCGCGCAGAGACTATGAGCAACGCAAAGTGCGTCAGAAGCAGGGTATAGAGAAGGCCAGAAGGGAAGGGAAGTACAGGGGGCGTCAGGTTAACCAGTCACGGTACGATGCAATCAATAAACTCCTTGCCAGTGGCAGCTCATGGAGCCAGGTGCAAACGATCATGGGCTGTAGTCGTGGCACAATTAGCTGTGCGGTGAAGCAGAGCGAGAAGTTACGCCTGAATGAATTGTCGTTACAACATCAATTGACTTAG
- a CDS encoding DJ-1/PfpI family protein: protein MSDSACTSIGLLLFPALTQLDLTGPYEVFVRAPNTKVHLIWKNLDLVVSDRGMAIQPTTTFNACPELDVICVPGGPGQINLMEDEEVLSFIRTQSKQAKLVTSVCTGSLVLGAAGLLKGYKATTHWASLDQLALLGAEPVSERVVRDRNRITGAGVTSGIDFALNVVSEMYGTDIAQNIQLHMEYDPAPPFTCGSPRTASEEQLKKAQEQAAPFIEKRRQATFKAAARLQK, encoded by the coding sequence ATGAGTGATTCTGCATGCACATCAATCGGGCTGCTCCTGTTTCCGGCTCTTACTCAGCTTGATCTTACCGGCCCTTATGAAGTTTTCGTAAGAGCGCCAAACACAAAGGTTCATCTCATCTGGAAAAACCTGGACCTCGTGGTTTCTGATCGTGGTATGGCTATACAGCCAACTACGACATTCAACGCATGTCCCGAACTGGATGTAATTTGTGTCCCGGGTGGTCCAGGGCAGATAAACCTGATGGAGGACGAAGAAGTCCTTTCGTTTATCCGTACTCAAAGTAAACAAGCAAAGCTCGTGACTTCGGTATGCACTGGGTCACTTGTTTTGGGAGCTGCAGGGCTTCTGAAGGGATACAAAGCAACTACGCACTGGGCTTCTCTGGATCAGCTCGCTTTGTTAGGTGCAGAGCCAGTAAGTGAGCGCGTAGTTCGTGACCGCAACCGTATAACTGGCGCAGGAGTGACTTCAGGTATAGATTTTGCTCTTAACGTCGTGTCAGAAATGTACGGAACTGATATCGCTCAGAATATTCAGCTGCATATGGAATACGACCCCGCACCTCCCTTTACCTGTGGCTCACCCCGCACAGCATCTGAAGAACAGCTAAAAAAAGCACAGGAACAGGCTGCACCATTTATTGAAAAAAGGCGGCAGGCAACTTTCAAAGCAGCAGCGAGGCTTCAGAAATAA
- a CDS encoding recombinase family protein has product MFIRAYLRASTEDQFADRAKEMLEQFIEGRGHKIASYYRENISGTKLDRPELGRLLMDSHRNDILLVEQIDRLTRLSNSDWMTLKKQIEQHELRIVSLDVPTSWQALSDKDPSQTDPITRAVITAINNMLIDLMAAMSHKDWLSRRQRQKQGIERAHTLGKYRGKQADHERHQKVLYYRQIKKLSIRETADATGYSASQVCRIQALYKDTKSS; this is encoded by the coding sequence ATGTTCATCAGAGCTTATTTGAGGGCATCGACGGAAGATCAGTTTGCCGATCGGGCAAAAGAGATGCTGGAGCAGTTTATTGAGGGGCGGGGACATAAAATAGCCAGTTACTACCGGGAGAACATCAGCGGGACAAAACTTGATCGCCCGGAACTGGGACGTTTACTGATGGACAGTCACCGCAATGATATTTTGCTGGTCGAGCAGATAGACCGCCTGACCCGACTGAGTAACAGCGACTGGATGACGCTGAAAAAGCAGATTGAACAACACGAGTTGCGGATTGTCAGTCTGGATGTGCCCACCTCATGGCAGGCGCTGTCAGATAAAGACCCTTCGCAGACTGACCCAATCACCCGCGCTGTGATAACCGCCATCAATAACATGCTTATCGACCTGATGGCCGCGATGTCGCATAAGGACTGGCTGAGCCGCCGACAGCGCCAGAAGCAGGGAATTGAGCGGGCGCATACATTGGGTAAATACCGTGGAAAGCAGGCCGATCATGAGCGGCATCAGAAAGTTCTGTACTACCGCCAGATTAAGAAATTGAGTATTCGTGAAACTGCAGATGCAACGGGCTACAGTGCTTCACAGGTTTGCCGGATACAAGCACTTTATAAAGATACTAAATCCTCCTGA